The Chromatiales bacterium DNA window ACGGACCCCAACGCACCCTGGCTGATCTGGCTGGCGCTGTTCGGCTGGATCGGCGGCGCGATCCTAGTCGCGCTGTGGGAATCGCTGGCCCCGCGCCGGCCTGAAGGCCAGCACCTCGTGCAGCGCTGGATGACGAATCTGTCGCTGTTCGCCGTAAACGAGGGCGTCGCCTTCGCGTTGCGTGCCGCGGCGCTGTCGACCGGTCTGTGGGCCGGGTCCGAAACCGGCGTGGGCCTGTTCAGGATGCTCGAACTGCCCTTCTGGGCACAGTGCGCGGCGCTGCTGGTGATCAGCGACTTTGTCGGTTACTGGCAGCACCGCATCGAACACCTGTGGGCTCCCCTGTGGCGCATCCACGCGATTCACCACACGGATGTCGAGATCGACTTCTCGACCAACTTCCGCCATCACCCGCTGGAAGTCATCCTGAGCACAATGGTTGCGCTGGTGGTCGGCTGGGTGCTGGGGCCTGCGCTTGCGGTGTGGATCGTCGTGCAGGCGATTTCACACACCGTGCAGTATCTGAATCACGGTAACGTGCGTATTCCGGATGCCGCCGATCGCGGCCTGCGCAGGCTGATCGTCACGCCGGACATGCACCGGATTCACCACTCGCGCGAGCGCGTGGAGACCGACCGCAACTTCGGCAATGTGTTTCCCTGGTGGGATCGTCTGTTCGGCACGTACCGCACGCGCCCCTGGGAGGGTCAGCTCGATCTCGTGGCCGGGCTCGAGTATTTCCGCGAACCGCGCGAAATCACCCTGTTCAAGCTGCTGGCGATGCCGTTTACCTGGCCGCGCGAACGTTCACTGCAGGGCCAGCGCACGGCCTGAAGGAACGCGGTCCGGCAGGGGTCTCAGCACTGCTCCCACGGCAGGCCGTGGAATCTCCAGCCACCAACCGTTGAACGGTGATGGTGGTCGTCCAGTTCGCCCTCGAAACCTTCGTTGATGCTGAACACACGCTTGAAGCCGGCTTCCAGCAGCACGCGACCGGCCTCCATGGAACGCTTGCCGCTGCGGCAGATCAGCACAATCGGCGCACAGCCATCGTCCGGCTCGCAGACGATGCCACCGAGCATGACCTTGCGCACCTCGCGCGCGAAGTTCGGGTTCACGTTCCAGTCCGGCTCGTCGATCCACGGCACATGCACCGCACCCGCGGGATGACCGACGAACAGAAACTCCATCTCCGAGCGACAGTCGATCAGCACGGCGCGTGGATCTTCCTGGATCAGCTCCCAGGCCTGCTTCGGCCCGATTTCGACGATCTTCGCCTTGCTCATCGCTGTCGCCCTCCGGGGGCGCTTGGTTAACCGCGGGCCGCCTTCTTGTCGAACTGGTCCTCTTCGGTAGAGCCCGACAGTGCAGTCAGCTCGGACAGCCCACCACTGACGACGGTCGTCACCGTGTCGAAGTAACCCGCGCCGACCTCGCGCTGGTGCTTGGTCGCAGTATAGCCGCGCGATTCGGATCCGAACTCGGCCTGCTGCAACTCGACGTAGGCCGTCATGCCCTGGTCGCGATAGCGACTGGCCAGATCGAACATCGAATAGTTCAGCGCATGGAATCCGGCGAGCGTGATGAACTGGAACTTGTAGCCCATCGCACCCAGCTCGCGCTGGAATTTCGCGATGGTCGCGTCGTCCAGATTCTTCTTCCAGTTGAATGACGGCGAGCAGTTGTAGGCCAGCAGCTGGTCCGGATACTGCTTGTGGATCGCCTCGGCAAACCTGCGGGCGAATTCGAGATCAGGCTTGCCGGTCTCGCACCAGACCAGATCGACATACGGCGCGTAGGCGAGCCCGCGTGCGATGGCCTGATCGATGCCAGGCTTGGTACGGAAAAAGCCCTCGACCGTACGGTCGCCGGTGCAGAACGGTTTGTCGCGATCATCGACATCGTTGGTGAGCAGGTTCGCGGCTTCGGCATCGGTGCGCCCGACGAGAACGGTCGGAACATCGAGCACGTCGGCGGCGAGCCGCGCGGCGACGAGTTTCTGTACGGCCTCCTGAGTGGGCAGCAGCACCTTGCCGCCCATGTGGCCGCATTTCTTCGCCGACGACAGCTGGTCCTCGAAGTGCACCCCGGCCGCGCCCGCGGCGATCATGCCCTTCATCAGTTCGAAGGCATTGAGCACGCCGCCGAAACCGGCCTCGGCGTCGGCGACAATCGGGATAAAGTAGTCGACCTTCGCACCGCCTTCCGCGCACTCGATCTGATCGGCACGGATCAGCGTGTTGTTGATCCGCTCGACCACACGCGGCACGGAATCCGCCGGATACAGGGACTGGTCCGGATACATCTGCGACGCATTGTTGTTGTCGGCTGCGACCTGCCAGCCCGACAGGTAGATGGCCTTCAGCCCGGCCTTGGCCATCTGCATGGCCTGGTTGCCGGACAGCGCGCCCAGCGCGTGGATGTAATCGTCCTCGTGCAGACGTCGCCACAACTTTGCCGCACCCAGGCGCGCAAGGGTGTATTCGATCTTGATGCTGCCACGCAGACGCAGGACATCAGCAGCGGAATAGCCGCGCTCGACGCCCGCCCAGCGCGGGTCCGTTTGCCAGGACTTTTGCAGCGACTGCGCCTGAAGTTCGGAGTTGGAAGTTGTCACGGTGACCTCTCAATCAGTTCGACGGTTTCCGATGCGCCCGAGCCTACCGAAGGGCCAAGTATTTATCATTCCAATCTTTTTAATCTAGACTATAGCGACATTCCAATAATTCAAGTCGCCCAAGCCATGACCGACCCCAAGCCCCCCTACTACAAACAGAACCGGCTCAAGCAGTTGCGTGCGTTCGTCCACGCGGCCCAGGCCGGCACGGTGTCGAAGGCCGCGGAGCGTCTGTTCCTGAGCCAGCCGTCCGTTTCGTTACAGATCCAGGCCCTGGAGCGGGAGTTCTCGACGACCCTGTTCGAGCGCCGCGGCCCGTCGATCAAGCTGACGCCCGAGGGCGAGGTGCTCTATGAACTGGCTCGCCCGCTGATCGAAGCGATCGACCAGTTGCAGGAGACCTTCTACGCCCACTGCGGTCGGCTCGAAAGCGGCCAGCTGTCGATCGCCGCCGGCGAGGCGACCATCCTTTATCTACTGCCCGAGCCCATCAAGCAGTTCGTCGCGGAATACCCGGGCATCGACGTGAAGCTGCAGAACGTCACCGGACGCGACGGCATGGTCATGCTGCGGGCCGACGAGGTTGACTTCGCCGTAGGCTCGTTCATCGATGTGCCCGATGACGTCTGCTACCGCAGCCTCAAGACCTACAAGCCGGTGCTGATCACCCCGCGCGGGCATCCGCTGTCGAAGCTCGAATCCCTGACGCTCGCCGACATCTCGCCCTATGGCCTGATCCTGCCGCCGCGGCATCTGAGCACCTGGCGCATTGTCGACACCGTGTTCAACCAGAACGACGCGACCTACCAGGTCGCGCTGGAGGCCGGCGGCTGGGAGGTCGTCAAGAAATACGTCGAGAACGGACTGGGGGTTTCCATCGTCATCGATCTGTGCCTGACCGGCGATGAAGACCTGGAAGTGATCCCGCTGTCGCGCTACTTCCCCAAGCGCGACTACGGCATCGTCACCCGTCGTGGCCGGTTTCTGTCACCACAGGCGCGCCGTTTCATCGACATGATGGACCCGCACTTTTTCGAGGCAACCGGCGAAACCCACAACATCAAGGACGATGCGACCGACGACGCTCGCGGCACCTGCACCACGCAGAACGATCGCAGCGTTGGAATACGCTGAAGATTCCGTCATGCGACAAAAACACTTCTGACTCATTACCAGGGGTGCGTGCCACGCACCGACACGAACCCAGCCCAACCGTCCCTTGGTGCGCGGTGCGCACCCTACGTGTGCCGGGGTTTGTGTTCCGTTTAGGGTGCGCACCGCGCACCGTGGGCAATCGAGGCACTAGCAGGTTGTTGAAAAAGGCCCGTCCATGGCCTTTTCAACATCGCAACCGAAAAGCGCGGTTTTCGGTTGCTCACGAAAATCGAACACTTGGGTGTTCGATTTTCGGGCGCGACGTCCCTGTCTCGCGATATCAGGCTGTTGAAATTAAAATTTCAACAGCCTGCTAGCCGCGCTTGTCCAGCCACTCGCCGATCGCCGGCGGCACCTGCGCCATTGCACCGCCGCTGACGAAGATGCCGATGTGGCCGCCGCGGAACGCCAGTTCGCGGTAGTCCTTCGTGCCGACGTGCTTGCGCAGGGCCAACGATGCGGCCGGCGGCACGAGGTGGTCCTTCTCGGCGTAGACGTTGAACACGGGCATGTCGACCGCACCCAGATCGACGGTGCGCGCGCCGATCTTCAGCTCGCCCTTGATCAGCAGATTGCGCTGATACAGGTCACGGATGAACTGACGAAACGCCTCGCCGGCCTGGTCGGGGCTGTCGAAAATCCATTTTTCCATGCGCATGAAGTTCTTGAGCTTGTCGGGCTCCTGCATGAGATCGACCGCGTCGATGTACTTCTGGCCGGCCATGCGGAACGGCTGCATGGACAGGAACGTCGCGTTCATGAGATCGCCCGGAATGTTGCCGAGCGTATCGACGAGCAGGTCGACGTTCAGGCACTGCGACCAGCGGCTCAGCAGGTTGTCCGGCGTCTGAAAGTCGACGGGCGTGACCATGGTCACGAGGTTGCGTACCTTGCGTGGATGCAGCGCGCTGTAGCACAGGCTCAGCGTGCCGCCCTGGCAGATGCCGAGCAGGTTCATGTCCTTGCGGCCATGCGCCTTGAGGATGTGATCCACACAGCTGTCGATGTATCCGTTGATGTAGTCGTCGAGGGTGATCCAGCGATCGGCCGCGTCCGGATAGCCCCAGTCGATGAGATAGACGTCCTGCCCGGCCTCGAGCAGTCCGCGGATCATGGAGCGGTCTTCCTGCAGATCGGTCATGTACGGGCGGTTCACAAGCGCATACACGACCAGCGTCGGCACCTTCGAACGCTTGACGCCGGCCGGCGTCGCGTAGCGATAAAGCGTCACCTTGTCATCGCGAAACACCGCCTCGCGCGTGCTCACGCCGGTGCTGATCTCATCGAGCTCGCTCAGGTTTTTCAGGCCCACGGCGAGCTTGCGGTTGAACTCGGCGACTTCCTGAATCATGGTCGCGCCGTTTGCATTCGGGTTCGTCATTTCAGGCTCACTCCGTCAGGATTTGCTTTTCTTCGACTTGCCGCCGGCGGACTTCTTTTTCGCCGGCCTCTTTTCCGCCTTCGGCTCATCGCGCGACTGCCCTTCGAGCGCCTCGATGCGCTGGATCAGCGCGCGGTTCTCGCGCTTGAGTGACTGCACGCGCTGGGCGAGCGAGTCGAAATCGGCGCGGGTCGGCAGATGCAGCTGGTGCAGGCTCGCATCCACGAGCTGGTTCATCTCGCGCTTGAACGACATCTGCGCGTCGATCATGCGGCCGTTCGCGGCCTGATACGCGTCGGTGGTGACGATCTCGGCATAGACCGCCTCGGCCGCGTCGACCCACAGCCCATACAGACCGCGCGCGGTGGACCACGGTCCGTCCGGCTGCGCGACGGCCTCTTCGGTCATGCGTGTCTGTAGCCGCTGCGCGGTCTCGCTGGCGAAGTCCTTGAACAGCGCGGTGAATTCCAGGAATGCCCGCTGATAATCCATGTAAAGCGTGACCGCGCGCTGCCATTGCCCCTGACGCTCGCGGCTGAGACCCAGACCCGGCGTGTTCAGCCAGCGCGCGGTATTCGCATACCAGCCGTCGGCGGTCATCTGCGACCAGGGGCCGCTGCCCGGCTGCATGAACAGATCGGTGATCGCCGGCATCGCCGGCATCTGCTTCTGCCATTCGGCCACCGGCGCCGTCCAGAATGAAAACACCCGATCGAGACCTCCGGTCTGGCCCACGCCCTCGCGGAGCTGTTCGAAGCCCTTCTCGATCGCCTTGGACCAGGCGGCCTGCGCCTGCTCACCGGAATTCATCGCGGTCTGGAAGCCCTCGTTGCAGACCCGCGCCAGGTTGTCGAACACCTTGCCCTGATCGACGACACGACCGAACAGATCGCCCGCCACACCGGACTGCGGCATGGCCGCACGGCGCCACTGCTCGAACATGTCCAGCCACGGGTTGGCCGGCGCCGCGGCCGGTTTGCCAGCATCGCCGAGCGCCGCGCTGCCCATTTCCTGCATCAGGCCCCAGTAGCGCCGCTGCAGGTCCAGCCACTCGTTACCAAAAGCATTCGCCGCCATCGCTCACTCCAGGAATTCGTTTTCAGGACTTGACGCAGCGCAGCATAGCAGCCAGAATTGTGCACTGCAACAAAACAACGGCCGGGCCGGACCCGGCCTGAATCCCACCCTGAAACATTGTCGGAGGAGTCTCATGAACGACGTACCCGTGATCGTCGCGGCCGGTCGCACGGCGATCGGAAACTTTGGTGGTGCGCTGGCGAACGTTCGCGCCCACGAACTCGGCGCCACCGTCATCCGCGCCCTGCTCGAACGCACCGGTGTCGCCCCGGAATCCGTCGACGAGGTCATTCTCGGCCATGTGCTGACCGCCGGCGAAGGCCAGAACACCGCACGCCAGGCCAGCATGGCGGCTGGCATCCCGCACACCACGCCGGCGCTGACCATCAACAAGGTGTGCGGCAGCGGGCTGAAGGCCGTACACCTCGCCGCGCAGGCGATCCGTTGTGGTGATGCCGAGATCGTCGTCGCCGGCGGTCAGGAGAACATGAGCCGCTCCGCGCACGTGGTGCCGAATTCACGCAACGGCCAGCGCATGGGCGACTGGGCGCTGAAAGACACCATGATCGTCGACGGCCTGTGGGATGCCTTCAACAGCTGTCACATGGGCATCACGGCCGAGAACATCGCGAAGAAGTTCGACATCTCGCGCGCCGATCAGGACGCCTTCGCGGCCGAATCGCAAAGGCGTGCGGGTGAGGCACTGGAAAACAGCCGCTTCGCCGACGAGATCGTTCCGGTCTCGATCCCGCAGCGCAAGGGCGACCCGATCGTGTTCGATCGCGACGAGTTCCCGCGCCCCGGCACCAGCGCCGAATCGCTCGGCAAACTGCGCCCGGCGTTCGACCCGGCCGGCTGTGTGACCGCCGGCAACGCATCGGGTCTCAACGACGGGGCGGCGGCCGTGATCGTCATGAGCGAGGCGCGTGCCAAGGCGCTTGGCCTGAAGCCACTGGCGTGCATTCGCGGATTCGCGAGCGCCGGCGTGGATCCGGCGATCATGGGCACCGGCCCGATCCCGGCGTCGAAAAAGTGCCTGGAGCGCGCCGGCTGGGAAGTCGCCGATCTGGATCTGGTCGAGGCCAACGAGGCATTCGCCGCGCAGGCGATCTCGGTGAACCGCGATCTCGGCTGGTCGCTGGACCGCGTGAATGTCAACGGCGGTGCCATCGCACTGGGACACCCGATCGGCGCCTCGGGCGCACGTGTGCTGGTCACCCTGATCCACGAGCTGGCGAAGCGCGACGGGCACAAGGGACTTGCTACGCTGTGCATCGGCGGCGGACAGGGCGTCGCCATGGCGATCGAGCGCTAGAATCGGGCGTTTTCCGGTCGGGACGGGGTCGCAACGCTGGCCTTCGTTCCGACCCTTTCAACAACGACACCAAACGAGGAGGCAATGAACATGGCAAGAGTGGCTCTGGTCACGGGCGGGACCCGTGGCATCGGCGAGGCGATCTCGCTGGCACTGCGCGACGCTGGATATACCGTGGTCGCGAACTACGCCGGCAACGATGACGCCGCGCGCGCCTTCAGCGAACGCACCGGCATCAAGACCCAGAAGTTCGACGTCGGCGACTTCGAGGCCGTTCAGGCTGCGGTCGCACAGATCGAGCGCGACGTCGGCCCCGTCGACGTGCTAATCAACAACGCCGGCATCACACGCGACGGCACGCTGCAAAAGATGACGTTCGAACAGTGGAACGCCGTGCTGCAGACGAACCTGACCTCGTGCTTCAACACCTGTCGCGCGGTGATCGACGGCATGCGCGAGCGCGGTTTCGGCCGCGTGGTGAACATCGGCTCGGTCAACGGCCAGGCCGGCCAGTACGGGCAGGTCAACTACGCGGCGGCCAAATCCGGCATCCACGGCTTCACCAAGGCGCTGGCGCAGGAAGGCGCGGCCAAGGGCATCACCGTCAACGCGATCGCCCCGGGCTACATCAATACGGACATGGTCCGTGCCGTGCCCGAGAAAGTACTCGAGAAGATCGTCGCGCGCATCCCGGTCGGCCGGCTCGGCGAGGCCTCCGAAATCGCACGCGGCGTGCTGTTCCTCGTCTCGGACGACGCCGGCTTCATCACCGGCTCGACCCTGTCGATCAACGGCGGCCAGCACATGTACTGAGGCGCCGCCCGGCGCCGCCCGGGCGTATGGACATGCCCGGGTACCCAACCCCCTGCAAGCCCGGAATGTTGCGATGCAGCGAAAATGGATTAGAATCCTCAATAGTCACGATTGAGGAGCTTCCCGGTGGCCGAGCCACATCTGATCAAGAAGTACCCGAACCGGCGCCTGTACGACACGATGCAGAGCCGGTACGTGACGCTGCACGAGGTGCGCGACCTGGTGCGCTCGGGC harbors:
- a CDS encoding sterol desaturase family protein → MTDPNAPWLIWLALFGWIGGAILVALWESLAPRRPEGQHLVQRWMTNLSLFAVNEGVAFALRAAALSTGLWAGSETGVGLFRMLELPFWAQCAALLVISDFVGYWQHRIEHLWAPLWRIHAIHHTDVEIDFSTNFRHHPLEVILSTMVALVVGWVLGPALAVWIVVQAISHTVQYLNHGNVRIPDAADRGLRRLIVTPDMHRIHHSRERVETDRNFGNVFPWWDRLFGTYRTRPWEGQLDLVAGLEYFREPREITLFKLLAMPFTWPRERSLQGQRTA
- a CDS encoding rhodanese-like domain-containing protein, coding for MSKAKIVEIGPKQAWELIQEDPRAVLIDCRSEMEFLFVGHPAGAVHVPWIDEPDWNVNPNFAREVRKVMLGGIVCEPDDGCAPIVLICRSGKRSMEAGRVLLEAGFKRVFSINEGFEGELDDHHHRSTVGGWRFHGLPWEQC
- the aceA gene encoding isocitrate lyase, with protein sequence MTTSNSELQAQSLQKSWQTDPRWAGVERGYSAADVLRLRGSIKIEYTLARLGAAKLWRRLHEDDYIHALGALSGNQAMQMAKAGLKAIYLSGWQVAADNNNASQMYPDQSLYPADSVPRVVERINNTLIRADQIECAEGGAKVDYFIPIVADAEAGFGGVLNAFELMKGMIAAGAAGVHFEDQLSSAKKCGHMGGKVLLPTQEAVQKLVAARLAADVLDVPTVLVGRTDAEAANLLTNDVDDRDKPFCTGDRTVEGFFRTKPGIDQAIARGLAYAPYVDLVWCETGKPDLEFARRFAEAIHKQYPDQLLAYNCSPSFNWKKNLDDATIAKFQRELGAMGYKFQFITLAGFHALNYSMFDLASRYRDQGMTAYVELQQAEFGSESRGYTATKHQREVGAGYFDTVTTVVSGGLSELTALSGSTEEDQFDKKAARG
- a CDS encoding LysR family transcriptional regulator yields the protein MTDPKPPYYKQNRLKQLRAFVHAAQAGTVSKAAERLFLSQPSVSLQIQALEREFSTTLFERRGPSIKLTPEGEVLYELARPLIEAIDQLQETFYAHCGRLESGQLSIAAGEATILYLLPEPIKQFVAEYPGIDVKLQNVTGRDGMVMLRADEVDFAVGSFIDVPDDVCYRSLKTYKPVLITPRGHPLSKLESLTLADISPYGLILPPRHLSTWRIVDTVFNQNDATYQVALEAGGWEVVKKYVENGLGVSIVIDLCLTGDEDLEVIPLSRYFPKRDYGIVTRRGRFLSPQARRFIDMMDPHFFEATGETHNIKDDATDDARGTCTTQNDRSVGIR
- a CDS encoding class III poly(R)-hydroxyalkanoic acid synthase subunit PhaC; protein product: MTNPNANGATMIQEVAEFNRKLAVGLKNLSELDEISTGVSTREAVFRDDKVTLYRYATPAGVKRSKVPTLVVYALVNRPYMTDLQEDRSMIRGLLEAGQDVYLIDWGYPDAADRWITLDDYINGYIDSCVDHILKAHGRKDMNLLGICQGGTLSLCYSALHPRKVRNLVTMVTPVDFQTPDNLLSRWSQCLNVDLLVDTLGNIPGDLMNATFLSMQPFRMAGQKYIDAVDLMQEPDKLKNFMRMEKWIFDSPDQAGEAFRQFIRDLYQRNLLIKGELKIGARTVDLGAVDMPVFNVYAEKDHLVPPAASLALRKHVGTKDYRELAFRGGHIGIFVSGGAMAQVPPAIGEWLDKRG
- the phaE gene encoding class III poly(R)-hydroxyalkanoic acid synthase subunit PhaE encodes the protein MAANAFGNEWLDLQRRYWGLMQEMGSAALGDAGKPAAAPANPWLDMFEQWRRAAMPQSGVAGDLFGRVVDQGKVFDNLARVCNEGFQTAMNSGEQAQAAWSKAIEKGFEQLREGVGQTGGLDRVFSFWTAPVAEWQKQMPAMPAITDLFMQPGSGPWSQMTADGWYANTARWLNTPGLGLSRERQGQWQRAVTLYMDYQRAFLEFTALFKDFASETAQRLQTRMTEEAVAQPDGPWSTARGLYGLWVDAAEAVYAEIVTTDAYQAANGRMIDAQMSFKREMNQLVDASLHQLHLPTRADFDSLAQRVQSLKRENRALIQRIEALEGQSRDEPKAEKRPAKKKSAGGKSKKSKS
- a CDS encoding acetyl-CoA C-acetyltransferase — protein: MNDVPVIVAAGRTAIGNFGGALANVRAHELGATVIRALLERTGVAPESVDEVILGHVLTAGEGQNTARQASMAAGIPHTTPALTINKVCGSGLKAVHLAAQAIRCGDAEIVVAGGQENMSRSAHVVPNSRNGQRMGDWALKDTMIVDGLWDAFNSCHMGITAENIAKKFDISRADQDAFAAESQRRAGEALENSRFADEIVPVSIPQRKGDPIVFDRDEFPRPGTSAESLGKLRPAFDPAGCVTAGNASGLNDGAAAVIVMSEARAKALGLKPLACIRGFASAGVDPAIMGTGPIPASKKCLERAGWEVADLDLVEANEAFAAQAISVNRDLGWSLDRVNVNGGAIALGHPIGASGARVLVTLIHELAKRDGHKGLATLCIGGGQGVAMAIER
- the phbB gene encoding acetoacetyl-CoA reductase; this translates as MARVALVTGGTRGIGEAISLALRDAGYTVVANYAGNDDAARAFSERTGIKTQKFDVGDFEAVQAAVAQIERDVGPVDVLINNAGITRDGTLQKMTFEQWNAVLQTNLTSCFNTCRAVIDGMRERGFGRVVNIGSVNGQAGQYGQVNYAAAKSGIHGFTKALAQEGAAKGITVNAIAPGYINTDMVRAVPEKVLEKIVARIPVGRLGEASEIARGVLFLVSDDAGFITGSTLSINGGQHMY